The following coding sequences lie in one Candidatus Komeilibacteria bacterium CG_4_10_14_0_2_um_filter_37_10 genomic window:
- the manB gene encoding phosphomannomutase/phosphoglucomutase (converts mannose-6-phosphate to mannose-1-phosphate; the resulting product is then converted to GDP-mannose by ManC which is then used in the synthesis of mannose-containing glycoconjugates that are important for mediating entry into host cells), whose amino-acid sequence MSDIFKSYDIRGLYPQQINRAVANLLGQAIAKFFLQAGQTKTVVIGGDMRMSTPELRDGIILGLVAQGMKVWDLGLVSTDTVYYASGRYSMPGIMITASHNPAEYNGCKIVLAGAVGVGSDSGLPMIEQYYLALQEDYNSEHSLAVEDKRQILTEYLDYLKRFINPADFQKMRLVIDAGNGLAGKIIPLLLENSPLDIIPLYFELDGSFPNHEANPLKPENTSDLIKRVKLENADLGLAFDGDSDRVFFIDEQGRLIDSSYIICLVAQYLLNKYPAQKILYNAVCSRVVPEVISGFGGQPVMERVGHTFIKNKMRQEDIIFGGEKSGHYYYRDCFYADNAFLTVLIVLSIMTQESGKTFSQLIEKFQTSSILPETNFTVDDQKKIITKLKNIYHDGEQSELDGLSVYYPEWWFNVRLSGTEPLLRLNLEAADDNLLQKKLAELSQLIME is encoded by the coding sequence ATGTCTGATATATTCAAATCCTATGACATTAGGGGGCTATATCCGCAGCAAATCAATCGTGCTGTGGCTAATCTTTTGGGTCAAGCTATTGCCAAGTTTTTTCTGCAAGCCGGTCAAACTAAAACCGTGGTCATTGGTGGCGATATGCGGATGTCTACGCCAGAGCTCCGCGATGGGATAATTTTGGGACTAGTAGCACAGGGTATGAAAGTGTGGGATTTGGGTTTGGTTTCTACTGATACTGTTTATTATGCTTCTGGTCGTTACAGTATGCCGGGCATTATGATCACAGCCTCGCATAACCCAGCAGAGTATAATGGCTGTAAGATTGTTTTAGCTGGTGCGGTGGGAGTTGGTTCTGATAGCGGATTGCCAATGATTGAGCAATATTATTTGGCGTTGCAGGAGGATTACAATAGTGAGCACAGTTTGGCCGTTGAAGATAAACGACAAATACTAACGGAATATTTGGATTACCTTAAGAGATTTATCAACCCCGCAGATTTTCAGAAAATGCGTCTAGTGATTGACGCGGGTAATGGTTTGGCTGGTAAAATCATTCCGTTATTATTGGAAAATAGCCCACTGGATATTATCCCGCTTTATTTTGAGCTTGACGGTTCTTTCCCGAATCATGAAGCCAATCCTTTAAAGCCCGAAAATACTAGTGATTTAATCAAACGTGTAAAACTAGAAAATGCTGATTTGGGATTAGCTTTTGATGGTGACAGTGATCGCGTTTTCTTCATTGACGAGCAGGGCAGGCTAATTGATAGTAGCTACATCATTTGTTTAGTAGCTCAGTATTTGTTAAATAAATATCCGGCGCAAAAAATATTATACAATGCCGTATGTAGTAGAGTTGTACCAGAAGTCATTAGCGGCTTTGGTGGTCAGCCAGTAATGGAAAGAGTTGGCCATACGTTTATCAAGAATAAAATGCGGCAAGAGGACATTATTTTTGGTGGCGAGAAGTCTGGTCATTATTATTATCGCGATTGTTTCTATGCGGACAATGCCTTTCTCACTGTTTTGATTGTATTGTCGATTATGACCCAAGAATCCGGAAAAACATTCAGTCAACTGATTGAGAAGTTTCAGACTAGCTCTATTCTACCAGAAACAAACTTTACAGTTGATGATCAGAAAAAAATTATTACTAAATTAAAAAATATTTATCACGATGGTGAGCAAAGTGAATTAGATGGCTTGTCCGTATATTATCCCGAGTGGTGGTTTAATGTGCGCCTCTCTGGTACCGAGCCGCTACTGCGCCTAAATTTAGAAGCAGCTGATGATAATCTATTGCAAAAAAAATTAGCAGAACTAAGTCAGCTAATAATGGAATAA
- the trpS gene encoding tryptophan--tRNA ligase: MTEKNTTILFSGIQPTGDIHIGNYLGALRNWVDLQDKYQALYCIVDLHALTISQDPALFPDKIRQTAIDLLAIGLNPKKATLFIQSHVPAHSELAWLFTTLLPLAELERMTQYKEKSQANQQNINAGLLQYPVLMAADILLYHAEAVPVGDDQVQHIELANTVARKFNNKYGATFQHIKPLLTNGARIMSLTDPQKKMSKSLGPKNYIALRDQPAIIKEKLAHAVTDSGPAGPDSKSLGVHNLFELLDLFANPKVVNYFEKKYNNKTIKYSELKETLAESIIKTLAPIQDNIAQYEKKPKLVDDILKKGAKQAMVLAEKNIADIKKRMGLYLT; the protein is encoded by the coding sequence ATGACTGAAAAAAACACAACAATTTTATTCTCCGGCATCCAGCCAACTGGTGATATCCATATTGGCAATTATTTGGGTGCTTTACGCAATTGGGTGGACTTACAAGATAAGTACCAAGCGCTCTATTGTATTGTTGATTTACACGCTCTGACCATCAGTCAAGATCCAGCACTTTTCCCAGATAAAATCCGACAAACAGCTATTGACCTACTAGCTATCGGTTTAAATCCGAAAAAAGCTACGCTTTTTATTCAATCTCATGTACCAGCGCACAGTGAGCTGGCTTGGCTATTTACCACCTTACTACCACTAGCTGAGCTAGAACGCATGACACAATACAAAGAAAAGTCTCAAGCCAATCAACAAAATATTAATGCCGGATTATTACAATATCCCGTTCTCATGGCGGCCGACATCTTGCTTTATCACGCCGAAGCCGTGCCTGTTGGTGATGACCAAGTACAACACATTGAGCTGGCCAATACTGTGGCCAGAAAATTTAATAATAAATACGGTGCTACTTTTCAACACATTAAACCATTGCTCACCAATGGCGCCCGCATCATGTCCTTGACTGACCCCCAGAAAAAAATGAGCAAATCACTGGGCCCGAAAAATTATATTGCCCTCCGTGATCAGCCGGCAATAATCAAAGAAAAGCTAGCCCATGCTGTTACCGATAGCGGGCCGGCTGGACCTGATAGTAAATCTTTGGGCGTGCATAATCTGTTTGAACTGCTGGATCTTTTTGCGAATCCTAAAGTAGTTAATTATTTTGAAAAAAAATATAATAATAAAACTATTAAATATTCAGAGCTCAAAGAAACGCTAGCCGAGAGCATAATCAAAACCCTAGCGCCGATCCAGGATAATATTGCTCAATACGAAAAGAAACCGAAATTGGTTGATGACATTCTTAAAAAAGGCGCCAAACAGGCAATGGTGTTAGCCGAAAAGAATATTGCCGATATCAAAAAGAGAATGGGTTTGTATTTAACCTAA
- a CDS encoding ribonuclease J, producing the protein MIAKREYRSHSAGPGAQRHPVVPNTTRYTSSRVSNYQQADKNNKREISFGGNKLKIIVLGGNEEVGRNMTMLEYGPDIIIIDMGLQFPEEDMLGIDYIIPDTTYFEGKENNIRGVFITHAHYDHIGAIPHLIGKLGNPPIFSSDLSLKIIEKRQNDFRSVGKLNTQVVTTNDHVKVGCFEVEFFGVSHNIPTSMGLIIHTPLGIVIHTGDFKLDLNISGDTPTEITKIAKLGDKKVLALLSDSTNAPQSGHQLSEFEIQRNLEDIIRNAPGRLIVGTFASLLGRIQQIIWAAEKCNKKIIIEGFSMKSNVEIAHNLGYLKTEKGTMITTAQMKDFPNNRIVILCTGAQGEDNAVLMRIANKEHRSIGIEKHDTVVFSSSVIPGNERSVQKLKDSLYRQGAEVIHYQMMDIHAGGHAKAEDLKLLLNLVRPQYFIPIEGNHSFLRMHAKIAEQTGIDPKKIFVADNGQVMEFNKTGGRLTTTKVPADYVFVDGLGVGDVSTVVLRDRQLMAEDGMLVIIATIDSKTGELTNSPDIISRGFIYMKENKKMVEQTRAKIKTVLKENNPKKVNNDTYLKDKIRNEIGQFLFDKTERRPMILPVIIEV; encoded by the coding sequence ATGATTGCAAAGAGAGAATACCGATCGCATTCTGCTGGACCAGGCGCCCAACGGCACCCCGTCGTTCCGAATACCACGCGGTATACATCATCCCGGGTAAGTAATTACCAACAGGCTGATAAAAATAACAAAAGAGAAATTTCTTTTGGCGGTAACAAACTAAAAATTATAGTCCTCGGTGGCAATGAAGAGGTGGGCCGGAATATGACTATGTTGGAATATGGGCCTGATATCATTATTATTGATATGGGCTTACAGTTTCCTGAAGAAGACATGTTGGGCATTGATTATATCATTCCCGATACCACCTACTTTGAAGGTAAAGAAAATAATATTCGTGGTGTTTTTATTACTCACGCTCACTATGACCATATTGGTGCCATCCCTCATTTGATTGGCAAACTCGGCAATCCACCAATCTTTTCTTCTGACCTTTCTCTCAAAATTATTGAGAAAAGACAAAATGACTTCCGTAGCGTTGGCAAACTTAACACGCAAGTAGTAACTACTAATGATCACGTTAAAGTCGGTTGTTTTGAAGTGGAATTTTTTGGTGTTTCCCATAATATTCCGACTTCCATGGGTTTAATTATTCACACACCACTAGGTATAGTCATCCATACGGGGGACTTTAAACTGGATCTTAATATCTCCGGTGATACACCAACGGAAATAACCAAGATCGCTAAGCTGGGCGATAAAAAAGTTTTAGCCCTGCTGTCTGATTCCACCAATGCTCCCCAGAGTGGCCACCAACTATCAGAATTTGAAATCCAAAGAAACTTAGAAGATATCATTCGCAATGCGCCGGGTCGTTTGATTGTTGGCACTTTTGCCTCGCTACTCGGTCGTATCCAACAAATTATCTGGGCCGCGGAGAAGTGTAATAAAAAAATCATTATTGAAGGCTTTAGTATGAAATCCAACGTTGAGATTGCGCACAATCTAGGCTATCTTAAAACGGAAAAAGGAACAATGATCACTACCGCCCAAATGAAAGATTTTCCCAATAACCGTATTGTCATTCTCTGTACTGGCGCGCAAGGCGAAGATAATGCCGTGCTCATGCGAATTGCTAATAAAGAGCATCGATCAATCGGGATTGAAAAACACGATACCGTTGTCTTTTCCTCCTCGGTTATTCCCGGCAATGAACGCTCAGTGCAAAAACTAAAAGACTCGCTCTATCGTCAAGGCGCAGAGGTAATTCACTATCAAATGATGGATATTCATGCCGGTGGTCATGCCAAAGCCGAAGATCTGAAATTGCTCCTTAATTTGGTTCGCCCTCAATATTTTATTCCCATTGAAGGCAATCACTCTTTCTTGCGTATGCACGCTAAGATCGCCGAACAAACTGGCATTGATCCAAAAAAAATATTCGTTGCGGATAACGGTCAAGTTATGGAATTCAATAAAACTGGTGGCCGCTTAACTACCACCAAAGTTCCTGCCGACTATGTCTTTGTTGATGGACTCGGAGTGGGTGATGTTTCCACAGTAGTTCTTCGCGACCGACAATTGATGGCGGAAGATGGTATGTTGGTAATTATTGCTACCATTGATTCCAAAACTGGTGAACTCACTAATTCACCGGATATTATTTCTCGAGGTTTTATCTACATGAAAGAAAATAAAAAAATGGTAGAGCAAACCAGAGCCAAGATTAAAACAGTACTCAAAGAAAATAATCCAAAAAAAGTTAATAACGATACCTATCTGAAAGATAAAATCCGTAATGAAATAGGACAGTTCCTTTTTGACAAAACCGAACGTCGTCCGATGATCTTACCGGTAATTATTGAGGTGTAA